Proteins encoded by one window of uncultured Draconibacterium sp.:
- a CDS encoding alpha/beta hydrolase-fold protein, with protein sequence MKVFTKILTLQLFLFCVIFVANAQPNRRSITSPEILPDNRVTINLLAPEANNVKLLGGWMANLFAGEEMTKRSDGVWTYTTTEPLKEDLYRYSFLVDGVKTLDPNNIKQLRDDSNYFSYFILPGEISNNYKMNDVPHGTVSNIWYDSPVLEMKHRRMYVYTPPGYEKSTKSYPVLYLLHGVFSDEEGWIQIGRAVNILDNLIAQGKAEPMIMVITNGNYFQHASPNDVTPPNVNIMEGIYKYAGKFEESLVKDVVPFVDSNFRTLANSENRAIAGFSMGGGQATYTALTYPDQFAWVGSFSGAFVVWPNVRPAPDVNDIDLDALENKVFPNLDASINSKIKLLYLTIGTKDPLLDPQHKVRNWFREKGIQFEDIETEGYAHVWGYWRMNLVDFTSKIFK encoded by the coding sequence ATGAAAGTTTTTACCAAAATACTTACGCTGCAACTGTTTTTATTCTGCGTTATTTTTGTAGCCAATGCACAACCTAATCGGCGATCGATAACTTCACCTGAGATTCTACCGGACAATCGCGTAACTATAAATCTACTGGCTCCTGAAGCTAACAATGTAAAATTGCTTGGCGGCTGGATGGCAAATTTATTTGCCGGTGAAGAGATGACCAAACGAAGTGATGGAGTGTGGACTTATACAACTACGGAGCCTTTAAAAGAGGATCTGTACCGTTATTCATTTCTGGTTGATGGAGTGAAAACTTTGGATCCGAACAATATCAAACAGCTACGAGACGACAGCAACTATTTCAGCTATTTTATTTTGCCCGGTGAAATATCCAACAACTACAAAATGAATGATGTTCCGCACGGCACAGTTTCAAATATCTGGTACGATTCGCCTGTTCTTGAAATGAAACACCGCCGGATGTATGTTTATACGCCTCCGGGCTACGAAAAATCAACAAAAAGCTATCCTGTTCTGTATCTGCTTCATGGTGTTTTTAGCGATGAAGAAGGCTGGATTCAAATTGGCCGGGCTGTTAATATTCTTGATAATCTAATTGCACAGGGAAAAGCTGAGCCAATGATTATGGTTATAACCAACGGCAATTATTTTCAACACGCTTCGCCCAATGATGTAACGCCACCAAATGTAAATATTATGGAGGGCATTTATAAATATGCCGGCAAATTCGAAGAAAGTCTGGTAAAAGATGTTGTCCCTTTCGTGGATAGCAATTTCAGGACGCTGGCCAACAGCGAAAACCGCGCAATCGCCGGTTTTTCAATGGGGGGTGGACAGGCAACTTATACTGCACTCACTTATCCCGACCAGTTTGCATGGGTAGGTTCATTTAGTGGTGCTTTTGTGGTTTGGCCAAATGTGCGTCCTGCCCCCGATGTTAACGACATTGACCTGGATGCCCTTGAAAATAAAGTATTCCCAAATCTTGATGCCTCAATAAATTCAAAAATAAAACTCCTCTATCTGACCATTGGAACAAAAGATCCGCTGCTTGATCCGCAGCACAAAGTTCGAAATTGGTTCCGTGAAAAAGGTATTCAGTTTGAAGATATTGAGACCGAAGGATATGCCCATGTTTGGGGCTACTGGAGAATGAATCTGGTTGATTTTACATCGAAAATATTTAAGTGA